One window of the Allorhizobium ampelinum S4 genome contains the following:
- a CDS encoding LysR family transcriptional regulator: MNRIQLSQLAVLATVAETSSFRKAAEELGIAPSAVSHAVSALEASLGVRLLARTTRSVAPTEEGRQLLQKLAPALADIGTALETLAENKSNPAGPLRITMPALAAEDLIVPRLGDFLGLYPDIQLELITNDQFEDIVEKGFDAGLRLGEHLETDMVAVKASGPISGTIIGAPSYFERHPLPVHPHDLMEHRCIRRRFSSGRIYRWELEKHGKQIAVDVPDVLTLADQRLIRLAALKGVGLAFVFDQRVDKDIREGRLIRVLEDWCPPFDGFYIYYPTRRQMRPALRAFVDFFRHRS, from the coding sequence ATGAACAGGATTCAATTATCCCAACTGGCCGTGCTGGCAACGGTGGCCGAAACATCCAGCTTCAGGAAGGCGGCGGAAGAACTGGGCATCGCGCCTTCCGCTGTCAGCCATGCAGTCTCGGCGCTGGAGGCAAGCCTCGGCGTGCGGTTGTTGGCGCGCACCACCCGTAGTGTCGCTCCGACCGAGGAGGGGCGGCAATTGCTGCAAAAGCTGGCACCAGCGCTGGCCGATATCGGCACTGCGCTGGAAACACTGGCGGAAAACAAATCCAATCCCGCCGGACCGCTGCGGATCACCATGCCCGCGCTGGCCGCCGAAGACCTGATCGTACCGCGCCTTGGAGACTTTCTCGGCCTCTATCCGGATATCCAACTCGAACTGATCACCAATGATCAGTTCGAGGATATTGTCGAAAAGGGTTTCGATGCAGGACTTCGGCTTGGCGAACATCTGGAAACGGATATGGTGGCGGTCAAGGCGAGCGGACCGATCAGCGGCACGATTATCGGCGCACCCAGCTATTTCGAAAGGCATCCCCTGCCCGTCCACCCACATGACCTGATGGAGCATCGCTGCATTCGCCGCCGCTTTTCCAGCGGGCGGATCTATCGCTGGGAATTGGAAAAACACGGCAAGCAGATTGCCGTGGATGTGCCTGATGTTCTGACACTGGCCGACCAGCGACTGATCCGGCTGGCGGCGCTAAAGGGTGTCGGGCTGGCCTTTGTCTTTGACCAGCGGGTAGACAAAGATATCCGTGAGGGCAGGCTGATCCGGGTGTTGGAAGACTGGTGCCCGCCCTTTGACGGCTTTTACATCTATTACCCCACCCGCCGCCAGATGCGACCGGCCCTGCGCGCCTTTGTCGATTTCTTCCGGCACCGGAGTTGA
- a CDS encoding aldo/keto reductase, with translation MKTRKLGSDLSVSAIGLGCMGMSHAYSPSADESASLATLARAVELGVTFFDTAEVYGPFTNEILVGKGLKPYRDQVVIATKFGFKIDPAQSSQNAMVGLDSRPEHLKAVAEASLQRLGIDVIDLFYQHRVDPDVTIEETVGAMADLVKQGKVRALGLSEASAETLRRAHAVHPIAAIQSEYSLWTRDPEENGVLDTCRELGIGFVPFSPLGRGTLTGALKNLDGLSDTDFRRGLPRFQQENFDANLALINALEDMATAKAVTAAQLALAWVLAQGDFIVPIPGTTKIANLEKNIGAVDIALSEEEVSALGDLLSPQKVAGGRYPEKMAAMANK, from the coding sequence ATGAAAACCCGAAAACTCGGCTCCGACCTGTCCGTCTCCGCCATTGGCCTTGGCTGCATGGGGATGAGCCATGCCTATAGTCCGTCTGCCGATGAAAGCGCCTCGCTTGCCACGCTGGCGCGGGCCGTTGAGCTTGGCGTGACATTCTTCGATACGGCGGAAGTCTACGGGCCGTTCACAAATGAAATTCTGGTCGGCAAGGGGTTGAAGCCCTATCGCGACCAGGTGGTGATCGCCACCAAGTTCGGCTTCAAGATCGATCCGGCGCAATCCTCACAAAATGCCATGGTCGGGCTCGATAGCCGGCCTGAACATCTGAAAGCGGTGGCCGAAGCCTCGCTGCAACGGCTTGGTATCGATGTCATCGACCTTTTCTACCAGCACCGTGTCGATCCCGATGTGACGATTGAAGAAACAGTCGGGGCGATGGCCGATCTGGTGAAACAGGGCAAAGTGCGCGCTCTTGGTCTGTCGGAGGCCAGTGCCGAGACCTTGCGTCGCGCTCATGCCGTCCATCCCATCGCCGCCATTCAGAGCGAATATTCCCTCTGGACCCGTGACCCCGAGGAAAACGGTGTGCTGGACACCTGCCGTGAACTGGGTATCGGCTTCGTGCCCTTCAGTCCGCTCGGTCGCGGCACATTGACTGGCGCATTGAAAAACCTGGATGGCCTCTCCGACACCGATTTCCGCCGGGGTCTGCCCCGCTTCCAGCAGGAAAATTTCGACGCCAATCTGGCGCTGATCAATGCGCTTGAAGACATGGCCACGGCAAAGGCTGTCACAGCTGCCCAACTGGCACTGGCCTGGGTATTGGCCCAGGGCGATTTCATCGTGCCGATCCCGGGGACGACGAAAATAGCCAATCTGGAAAAGAATATCGGGGCTGTCGATATCGCCCTGAGCGAGGAAGAGGTGAGCGCCTTGGGAGATCTCTTGTCACCGCAGAAGGTGGCTGGTGGGCGCTATCCCGAAAAAATGGCGGCGATGGCCAATAAGTAA
- a CDS encoding DUF992 domain-containing protein, producing MSSLAQSSLAKLSAVALVAALAVPLAATSANAAVQVGMLTCEMSPGISAVVGSSRDLTCEFKPTTSAPVEYYQGTLSKIGIDLGYVQGGKMAWAVYAPGRLVEGALQGSYGGTSANAAVGFGGAVNLLMGGFQGSVALQPIALESTLGVNLGATLASLKLAYMPPSTPKSLDNGPPLRHGKHYKG from the coding sequence ATGTCATCGCTCGCTCAATCATCGCTCGCAAAGCTGTCTGCGGTGGCGCTTGTCGCCGCTCTTGCCGTGCCGCTGGCGGCCACGAGCGCCAATGCAGCCGTGCAGGTTGGCATGCTCACCTGCGAAATGAGCCCCGGCATCAGTGCGGTCGTCGGCTCCAGCCGCGACCTGACCTGCGAATTCAAGCCGACCACATCGGCACCGGTCGAATATTATCAGGGTACCCTCAGCAAGATCGGCATCGACCTGGGCTATGTGCAGGGCGGCAAAATGGCCTGGGCAGTCTATGCGCCGGGTCGTCTGGTGGAAGGCGCCTTGCAGGGTAGCTATGGCGGCACAAGCGCCAATGCCGCAGTTGGGTTTGGCGGTGCTGTCAACCTGCTGATGGGTGGTTTCCAAGGCTCGGTTGCCTTGCAGCCTATCGCGCTGGAAAGCACACTCGGCGTCAATCTCGGAGCGACACTCGCCTCGCTGAAGTTGGCCTATATGCCGCCGTCCACACCAAAGTCGCTGGATAATGGCCCGCCGCTGCGCCACGGCAAGCACTACAAGGGCTGA
- a CDS encoding MOSC domain-containing protein, whose amino-acid sequence MKILAVCLGQPQTLPGKSYRTGIFKSSRSGPIMVDEHGLVGDAVLNRKYHGGPDQAIYLEGALTLQWWESQLNRQMTPGLFGENLVIDGLDNRDLAVGDRLSIGDVLLEVTAPRIPCATFSASMEDSGFAKRYTRAAQPGAYCRVLQGGVVEAGMIAEWTASEGDRLMLAQMIGKSFKSLDPYQKVRYLTFPIAARIRAEITETR is encoded by the coding sequence ATGAAAATCCTCGCCGTCTGCCTTGGTCAACCACAAACCTTGCCCGGCAAAAGCTACAGGACAGGGATTTTCAAATCGTCACGGTCGGGTCCGATTATGGTCGATGAACACGGTCTCGTCGGCGATGCGGTGCTGAACCGCAAATATCATGGCGGGCCGGACCAGGCGATTTATCTGGAAGGTGCGCTGACCTTACAATGGTGGGAGTCACAACTGAACCGGCAAATGACACCTGGCCTGTTTGGCGAAAATCTGGTCATCGACGGTCTCGACAACCGCGACCTTGCCGTCGGCGACCGGCTTTCTATCGGTGACGTGCTGTTGGAAGTGACGGCGCCGCGCATTCCCTGCGCCACATTCTCGGCCAGTATGGAGGATTCCGGCTTTGCGAAACGCTATACGAGAGCCGCGCAACCCGGCGCCTATTGCCGGGTGCTGCAAGGCGGCGTGGTAGAAGCGGGTATGATTGCCGAGTGGACAGCGAGCGAAGGCGACAGGTTGATGCTGGCGCAGATGATCGGCAAATCTTTCAAATCTCTCGATCCATACCAAAAGGTCCGCTATCTCACTTTCCCCATCGCGGCGCGGATCAGGGCTGAAATTACCGAGACACGTTAA
- the recR gene encoding recombination mediator RecR: MAKRVTGPEIEKLIQLLAKVPGLGPRSARRAALHLIKKREQLMGPLALAMGEAHAKVKICSCCGNVDTIDPCTVCTDERRDQSMIIVVEDVSDLWALERAGAMNVAYHVLGGTLSPLDGVGPDDLNIKGLIDRVAKGGVREIIIAVNATVEGQTTAHYITDHLAGLGVKTTRLAHGVPVGGELDYLDEGTLSAALRARTLI, encoded by the coding sequence ATGGCAAAGCGAGTCACTGGTCCCGAAATCGAAAAACTGATCCAGCTCCTGGCGAAAGTTCCGGGGCTCGGCCCCCGTTCGGCCCGAAGAGCAGCGCTGCATCTGATCAAGAAGCGCGAGCAATTGATGGGGCCGCTGGCGCTGGCCATGGGCGAGGCCCACGCGAAGGTGAAGATCTGCTCCTGTTGCGGCAATGTCGATACGATTGATCCCTGCACCGTCTGCACTGACGAACGGCGCGACCAATCGATGATCATCGTTGTGGAGGATGTCTCCGATCTCTGGGCGTTGGAACGGGCAGGCGCGATGAATGTCGCCTATCATGTGCTGGGCGGCACGCTGTCGCCGCTCGATGGCGTCGGGCCTGACGATCTCAACATCAAGGGCCTGATCGACCGGGTGGCAAAAGGCGGCGTGCGGGAAATCATCATCGCCGTTAATGCCACGGTGGAAGGCCAGACCACGGCCCATTATATTACCGATCACCTGGCCGGGCTAGGAGTGAAAACCACCCGGCTTGCTCATGGCGTGCCTGTCGGCGGCGAACTGGACTATCTGGACGAGGGTACGCTCTCGGCGGCGCTTCGTGCCCGCACGCTGATATAG